From the genome of Paraburkholderia aromaticivorans, one region includes:
- a CDS encoding cation:proton antiporter, whose translation MNSAFSFFPAWPLSPDAIFWAGLALLAAGLCGELCYRAWRLPRISGYAVIGLVAGAAGSGVIDADSASAARPLLDVALGLLLFELGSRLDLRWIRRNPWLILSSVAEATLTFALVLPVLLFLNVPLMVATVLAAIAMATSPAMVIQLKTELRAEGQVTQRLLTLTALNSMYAVVIEKLVSSWLHQEAYGNVFATILQPLYLLVGSLVLAYLLARTCTFFYRRLNMQDEHSFVALFGLVLLAIAVAHLFKLSTILALLAAGIIVKNHEARPQLWPQHFGTAGWLLTVILFVLTLTSFEWKDIALGGVAALGLIVARLVAKLVGVLAFAKPSGLNWKQGMALGLSLSPMSALAYLLVDDTYNLYPNFDPQLRAIVMCSIFVLQILGPWLVYRSLALVAERREE comes from the coding sequence ATGAATTCGGCGTTTTCATTTTTTCCAGCCTGGCCGCTTTCACCCGACGCCATTTTTTGGGCTGGTCTCGCCTTGCTTGCCGCCGGTCTGTGCGGTGAGCTCTGTTATCGCGCGTGGCGTTTGCCGCGCATTTCCGGCTATGCGGTGATTGGCCTGGTTGCCGGCGCCGCCGGGTCGGGTGTGATCGACGCGGATTCCGCGAGCGCCGCGCGGCCGTTGCTCGACGTCGCGCTGGGTTTGCTGCTGTTCGAACTCGGCAGCCGGCTTGATTTGCGCTGGATCCGTCGCAATCCGTGGCTGATTCTGTCGAGCGTGGCCGAAGCCACGCTGACCTTTGCGCTGGTTTTGCCGGTTTTGCTGTTCCTGAACGTGCCGCTGATGGTGGCCACGGTGCTCGCCGCGATTGCCATGGCGACTTCGCCGGCCATGGTGATTCAGCTGAAAACCGAGTTGCGCGCGGAAGGCCAGGTGACCCAGCGTTTGCTGACCTTGACCGCGTTGAACAGCATGTACGCCGTGGTGATCGAAAAGCTCGTGTCGAGCTGGCTGCATCAGGAAGCGTACGGCAACGTATTCGCGACCATTTTGCAGCCGCTTTATCTGCTGGTCGGCTCGCTCGTGCTCGCCTATCTGCTCGCGCGCACCTGCACGTTCTTTTATCGCCGTTTGAACATGCAGGACGAGCATTCGTTTGTCGCGCTGTTCGGCCTGGTGCTGCTGGCCATCGCGGTGGCGCATCTGTTCAAGCTGTCGACCATTCTCGCGTTGCTGGCCGCCGGCATCATCGTGAAGAATCATGAAGCGCGTCCGCAGTTGTGGCCGCAGCATTTCGGCACGGCCGGCTGGTTGTTGACCGTGATTCTGTTCGTGCTCACGCTGACGTCGTTCGAATGGAAAGACATTGCGCTCGGCGGTGTCGCGGCGTTGGGTCTGATTGTTGCGCGTCTCGTGGCGAAACTGGTCGGCGTGCTGGCCTTCGCCAAGCCGAGCGGTTTGAACTGGAAGCAGGGCATGGCGCTCGGTCTATCGTTATCGCCAATGTCGGCACTCGCTTATCTGCTGGTCGACGATACGTACAACCTGTATCCGAACTTCGATCCGCAACTGCGGGCGATCGTGATGTGCTCCATTTTCGTGCTGCAGATTCTCGGGCCGTGGCTCGTCTATCGCAGTCTCGCGCTCGTGGCCGAGCGGCGCGAAGAGTAA